Proteins encoded in a region of the Paenibacillus pedocola genome:
- a CDS encoding 3-hydroxyacyl-CoA dehydrogenase family protein, producing the protein MNFKKIGVIGGGTMGQGIAEMLAAKGLDVMLVEKTAERLDYSYGMIETSLDKQLEKWAITQAEKKLILSRIQKVTHFAELSSCDMVIETITEDLEAKQKVFNQLDAVCPSNIILASNTSTLSLTELASSTMYPERVIGMHFIHPVGKVDLVEIVRGLKTSDSTFEDTKAFVDEIVDKKGVMIYESPGFVSSRLICLFINEAMHVLQEGVASPEDIDDAMRIGYQFQHGPLEMADRFGLDSVLAALENMFREYGELKYRPSTILKKMVRAGQLGAKSGEGFFKYDKDGDRI; encoded by the coding sequence ATGAATTTTAAAAAAATCGGCGTCATCGGCGGTGGAACCATGGGTCAAGGGATTGCTGAAATGCTGGCAGCCAAGGGCCTGGATGTTATGCTGGTGGAGAAAACTGCAGAAAGACTGGATTACTCTTACGGAATGATCGAGACAAGTCTCGACAAACAGTTGGAGAAATGGGCAATTACCCAGGCTGAGAAGAAACTGATTCTGAGCCGTATTCAAAAAGTGACACATTTCGCGGAGCTCAGCTCGTGTGATATGGTCATTGAGACCATTACCGAGGACCTGGAAGCGAAGCAAAAAGTATTTAATCAGCTGGATGCAGTGTGTCCGAGCAACATTATTCTGGCCAGCAACACGTCGACACTCAGCTTGACAGAGCTTGCCAGCTCTACAATGTATCCGGAACGCGTAATCGGCATGCACTTTATACATCCTGTAGGTAAGGTGGACCTTGTTGAAATCGTGCGCGGTCTGAAAACTTCCGACAGCACTTTTGAAGATACCAAAGCCTTTGTTGATGAAATCGTTGATAAAAAAGGCGTAATGATATACGAATCCCCAGGATTTGTATCCTCACGCCTCATTTGCTTGTTCATTAACGAAGCTATGCATGTGCTTCAAGAAGGTGTTGCTTCTCCTGAAGATATCGATGATGCAATGCGAATTGGTTACCAATTCCAGCATGGACCGCTTGAAATGGCTGACCGTTTCGGATTGGATTCCGTGCTTGCCGCACTTGAAAACATGTTCCGTGAATACGGTGAACTGAAGTACCGTCCATCGACTATTCTGAAGAAGATGGTACGTGCAGGACAATTGGGTGCAAAATCGGGCGAAGGCTTCTTCAAGTATGACAAGGATGGTGACCGGATATGA
- the dinG gene encoding ATP-dependent DNA helicase DinG, whose amino-acid sequence MKFAVLDFETTGTQSVGEIIQVGLAIIEEDRSISRVYGSYVKPGTPIPPFITGLTGITDEDVANAPELDEMMMELVPLLDDVVLVGHNVAFDFHFLQSALDRCGYLPFQGRILDTIDFLKICFPSLTTYQLGAVSSHFGLTHERPHQADSDALATALVLLQCLEELYSLPLLTIQRLTELFAEEDSDLAWYFDGLLREREMETFQPEGELTFHRQLALAVGDWTELVPPREEGASNPLENISFEDYMAEVTKRLKDTLPQYESREAQEIMIGEVKTALQEEKHLLIEAGTGTGKSLGYLLPAIYQSVRTDQKVMVSTHTINLQDQLRERDIPLLTSVVPFPFKAAIFKGRGHYLCLRKFEHKINKRDFVSPREEALTAAQMIVWLTQTQSGDDEELNLNGRGGDFWETVASDTDSCLGRACPWFRKCYYHRAKHEAGIADVVITNHSKLFADVKAGHQLLPAYEHLVIDEAHHLEDVAGKHLGMQMKYFTVAHTLTRLYKDSRNGQLPALRQTLQSSGSEEASEWSGVIDRIYPDLLTVKETWDALSDKLFGLLPERSDAAAGEAGQLVTRLHPGKKPKDWEELAALENTLNLSLSDIIRRGDKMLSEMRDTESQSSSDSLVTDIGGLFKDLASIREQIRFFMGLNDENIVYWMEGSGNYRGKSLQLYAVPVDVSTQLKDLFFDKKKSIVLTSATLSVDKSFQFMIDNLGLNEAAEQDRLMTALLPSPFKYREQALLVIPRDFPSVKGSVGDARFVDKLVHSLAETAVATKGRMLVLFTSYKMLRQVYDPLKEALASEDITVLGQGVEGGSRSKLIRRFQDSSASVLLGTSSFWEGVDIPGEALTCLAIVRLPFQPPNHPLAEAKSELLQAQKKNPFMKLSVPQAVIRFKQGFGRLVRTAQDRGIVIVYDTRVIEAYYGKYFLYSLPGPKMEHMLTDQMVPRIEEWLEGGNESNIQ is encoded by the coding sequence ATGAAATTTGCCGTGCTTGATTTTGAAACTACGGGAACCCAATCCGTGGGTGAGATCATCCAGGTTGGCCTTGCCATTATAGAAGAAGACCGGTCCATCTCCCGGGTGTATGGTTCCTATGTCAAGCCCGGAACGCCGATTCCACCTTTTATTACGGGCTTGACTGGCATAACCGATGAGGATGTAGCGAATGCCCCGGAGCTGGACGAAATGATGATGGAGCTTGTCCCGCTTTTGGATGATGTGGTGCTTGTTGGACATAATGTCGCTTTTGATTTTCATTTTTTACAGAGTGCTTTGGACCGCTGCGGCTATTTGCCGTTTCAGGGAAGAATTCTCGATACGATTGATTTTCTCAAAATTTGCTTTCCGTCACTGACGACCTACCAGCTGGGAGCGGTTAGCTCGCATTTCGGGCTTACTCATGAACGTCCGCATCAGGCGGACAGTGATGCACTGGCAACAGCCCTGGTGCTGCTTCAATGTCTGGAAGAGCTATACAGCCTGCCTCTGCTGACTATCCAGCGGCTGACTGAGCTGTTTGCTGAAGAAGACAGTGATCTCGCCTGGTATTTTGACGGCCTCCTGCGGGAACGGGAAATGGAGACCTTTCAGCCGGAAGGCGAGCTGACCTTTCACCGGCAGCTGGCACTGGCTGTAGGAGACTGGACTGAGCTTGTCCCGCCGAGGGAAGAAGGTGCCAGCAATCCTTTGGAGAATATATCCTTTGAAGACTATATGGCTGAAGTAACCAAACGCCTTAAAGATACTTTGCCGCAATATGAAAGCCGGGAAGCCCAAGAGATTATGATCGGTGAGGTGAAGACCGCTCTTCAGGAGGAGAAGCATCTGCTGATTGAGGCGGGCACCGGTACCGGTAAATCGCTGGGCTACCTTCTGCCGGCAATCTATCAGAGCGTGCGCACTGACCAGAAGGTAATGGTCAGCACCCACACCATCAATCTTCAGGATCAGCTGCGTGAGCGCGACATCCCCCTGCTTACGAGCGTGGTGCCGTTTCCGTTCAAAGCTGCAATCTTTAAGGGAAGAGGGCATTATTTGTGCCTGCGCAAGTTTGAACACAAAATTAATAAAAGAGACTTTGTAAGCCCCAGAGAAGAAGCCCTCACCGCGGCACAAATGATTGTCTGGCTGACCCAGACCCAATCGGGTGATGACGAGGAGCTGAATCTGAACGGCCGTGGCGGCGACTTTTGGGAGACTGTGGCCAGTGATACGGACTCCTGCCTGGGCCGCGCCTGTCCATGGTTCCGCAAATGCTATTACCACAGGGCCAAGCATGAAGCCGGCATTGCGGATGTGGTCATTACCAATCATTCCAAGCTGTTCGCCGATGTGAAGGCCGGACATCAGCTGCTTCCTGCTTATGAACATCTTGTGATTGATGAAGCTCATCATCTGGAGGATGTGGCAGGCAAGCATCTTGGCATGCAGATGAAGTATTTCACGGTAGCCCACACCCTGACGCGGCTGTATAAAGACAGCCGTAACGGACAGCTGCCGGCGCTGCGGCAGACCCTGCAATCCTCCGGCAGCGAAGAGGCTTCCGAGTGGAGCGGTGTGATCGACAGGATCTATCCGGACCTGCTGACGGTTAAGGAAACCTGGGATGCGCTCAGCGACAAGCTGTTTGGTCTCCTGCCTGAACGAAGTGACGCAGCGGCGGGTGAAGCCGGGCAGCTGGTGACACGCCTTCATCCCGGTAAGAAGCCGAAGGATTGGGAAGAGCTGGCAGCATTAGAGAATACGCTGAATTTAAGCCTTAGCGATATTATCCGCAGAGGCGATAAAATGCTCAGCGAGATGCGTGATACAGAAAGCCAGTCCTCCTCGGACAGTCTGGTGACGGATATTGGCGGCTTGTTTAAGGATTTAGCCTCAATCCGTGAACAGATCCGTTTCTTCATGGGTTTAAATGATGAGAATATCGTTTATTGGATGGAGGGTAGCGGCAACTACCGCGGCAAATCACTGCAGCTGTATGCCGTTCCGGTCGATGTCAGTACACAGCTCAAGGATTTGTTCTTCGACAAGAAGAAGAGTATTGTGCTGACATCTGCGACACTTTCCGTGGATAAATCCTTCCAGTTCATGATCGATAATCTTGGGCTTAACGAGGCTGCCGAACAAGACCGTCTGATGACAGCACTGCTGCCTTCGCCGTTCAAATACCGCGAACAGGCGCTGCTTGTTATTCCGCGTGATTTCCCAAGTGTCAAAGGCAGTGTGGGTGATGCCCGCTTTGTGGATAAGCTGGTGCATTCACTGGCGGAAACTGCGGTCGCAACCAAAGGCCGCATGCTTGTGCTGTTCACCTCTTATAAGATGCTGCGTCAGGTCTATGACCCGCTTAAGGAGGCACTGGCATCAGAGGATATTACGGTCCTTGGCCAAGGCGTGGAGGGAGGCAGCCGCAGTAAGCTGATCCGGAGGTTTCAGGACAGTTCGGCTTCGGTGCTGCTCGGGACCAGCAGCTTCTGGGAAGGTGTGGATATCCCCGGAGAGGCACTGACTTGCCTGGCGATCGTCAGACTTCCGTTTCAGCCGCCGAACCATCCGCTTGCGGAGGCGAAGTCCGAGCTGTTACAGGCCCAGAAGAAGAATCCTTTCATGAAGCTGTCTGTTCCGCAGGCGGTTATCCGTTTCAAACAGGGTTTTGGCCGGCTGGTTCGGACGGCTCAGGATCGGGGAATTGTCATTGTATATGATACCAGGGTCATCGAAGCTTATTACGGGAAGTATTTCCTGTATTCTCTTCCGGGTCCCAAAATGGAGCATATGCTGACTGATCAGATGGTTCCGAGAATTGAAGAATGGCTTGAAGGCGGCAATGAGTCCAACATTCAATGA
- a CDS encoding cell wall elongation regulator TseB-like domain-containing protein, translated as MRKRKKWLPLGIGVVLLLLFGLGQFYAYIMKDQWNERNAAKEVAKSRAGLTEITKAQKSVWDENSVYWVLTGKNSAGTKLMVWVRFTLDGKPAGGANDIYAEELSKGTSEQEIRAIIAAQLPGAAIKRLLPGVFNGEYAWQVFYKLDNRYYYQFYRFADGTAIGEGYSLPSK; from the coding sequence TTGAGGAAAAGGAAAAAATGGCTTCCGCTGGGGATTGGCGTGGTGCTGCTCCTTTTGTTCGGACTCGGGCAGTTCTATGCCTATATCATGAAGGACCAGTGGAATGAACGGAATGCAGCCAAGGAAGTTGCTAAGTCCCGTGCCGGACTGACGGAGATCACAAAAGCGCAGAAATCGGTCTGGGATGAAAACTCGGTCTACTGGGTGCTAACGGGAAAAAACAGTGCCGGGACGAAGCTTATGGTCTGGGTCCGTTTTACACTTGACGGTAAGCCGGCTGGAGGCGCCAACGATATCTATGCGGAGGAGCTGTCAAAAGGGACCTCGGAGCAGGAAATCCGCGCTATTATAGCCGCTCAGCTACCGGGTGCAGCAATTAAGAGGCTCCTTCCGGGTGTGTTTAACGGTGAATACGCCTGGCAGGTCTTTTACAAGCTGGACAACAGGTATTATTACCAGTTTTACCGGTTCGCGGATGGTACGGCGATCGGCGAGGGCTACAGTTTGCCAAGCAAATAA
- the panC gene encoding pantoate--beta-alanine ligase, whose product MRQGGHTPIGFVPTMGYLHEGHASLLRRAGEMSSTVVMSIFVNPLQFGPNEDFASYPRDEARDLELAEREGADIVFIPSVEEMYPQPIRTKVSVSSLTTQLCGASRPGHFDGVTTVVSKLFNMVQPDYAFFGLKDAQQVAVLRRMVSDLNMNVEIIACPIVRENDGLALSSRNVYLSAQERSQALVLSRSLQSVRQAMEEGKVRTVDEARELLVSVISSSPLAVIDYAEILTFPELETLDGSSLLTDADGEIIMALAVKFGRTRLIDNNVFIPKEAHALV is encoded by the coding sequence ATGCGTCAAGGAGGGCATACTCCCATCGGTTTTGTGCCAACCATGGGATATCTTCATGAAGGACATGCCAGTCTGCTGCGGCGGGCAGGGGAAATGAGCAGCACGGTTGTAATGAGCATTTTTGTCAATCCGCTGCAATTTGGACCCAATGAGGATTTTGCCTCTTATCCGCGCGATGAAGCCCGGGATTTGGAGCTTGCGGAACGCGAAGGGGCGGATATTGTATTTATTCCAAGTGTGGAAGAAATGTATCCGCAGCCGATCCGCACGAAGGTGTCGGTATCCTCGCTGACTACCCAGCTCTGCGGTGCTTCCCGTCCGGGCCATTTCGACGGCGTAACCACGGTTGTCAGCAAGCTGTTTAATATGGTACAGCCGGATTATGCTTTCTTTGGTCTTAAGGATGCCCAGCAGGTGGCTGTACTCCGCCGGATGGTTTCTGATCTGAACATGAATGTGGAAATTATCGCCTGTCCGATTGTCCGTGAAAATGACGGGCTCGCGCTCAGCTCGCGTAACGTCTATCTGTCGGCGCAGGAGCGCAGCCAGGCACTTGTACTGTCCCGCTCACTTCAGAGCGTACGCCAGGCCATGGAGGAAGGTAAAGTCCGTACCGTAGATGAAGCTCGGGAGCTGCTCGTTTCGGTGATATCTTCTTCTCCGCTTGCAGTGATCGATTACGCGGAAATCCTGACCTTCCCTGAACTGGAGACACTGGACGGAAGCTCACTTTTAACGGATGCTGACGGTGAAATCATCATGGCACTGGCTGTGAAGTTCGGCAGAACCCGCCTGATTGATAACAATGTATTTATCCCTAAGGAGGCTCATGCTCTTGTTTAG
- a CDS encoding redox-sensing transcriptional repressor Rex: MKSDKISEAVVRRLPVYLRFLNDLQKREIATVSSQELGQKLDLNPAQIRKDLAYFGDFGRKGIGYDVSYLIEKIRHILKLDQQINVALVGAGNLGHALSNYNAYLKDTMKITAVFDSYAPKVGQKINSLTVQPMEELGQTIREQGIRIGIITVPDSEAQNVADILVESGIEAILNFAPVILKTPPTIRIHAADFTTDLQSLAYYLHDGKEEHTDEQQ; encoded by the coding sequence ATGAAATCAGATAAAATATCGGAGGCAGTTGTTCGCAGGCTCCCTGTGTACCTGCGTTTTCTGAACGATCTCCAGAAACGTGAAATCGCCACAGTTTCCTCTCAGGAGCTGGGGCAGAAGCTGGATCTTAACCCGGCGCAGATCCGTAAGGATCTGGCTTATTTCGGTGATTTTGGCAGAAAGGGCATTGGATATGATGTATCCTACCTGATCGAGAAAATCCGCCATATCCTTAAGCTTGACCAGCAAATCAACGTGGCTCTGGTCGGTGCCGGTAACCTCGGTCATGCCTTGTCCAACTATAACGCCTATCTGAAGGATACAATGAAAATTACAGCTGTATTTGATTCTTATGCGCCTAAAGTGGGACAGAAGATCAACTCCCTGACTGTTCAGCCAATGGAAGAGCTGGGCCAGACGATTCGTGAGCAGGGTATCCGGATTGGCATTATCACCGTTCCGGACAGCGAAGCGCAGAATGTAGCTGATATTCTGGTGGAATCGGGGATCGAAGCTATCCTGAATTTTGCACCGGTAATTTTAAAGACCCCGCCAACGATTCGCATTCATGCAGCGGATTTTACAACCGACCTCCAGAGTCTGGCATATTATTTGCATGATGGAAAGGAAGAACATACGGATGAGCAGCAATAA
- a CDS encoding amidohydrolase, translated as MSSNKTVIENGRFLVPGSVQPVLNGYMTIENDLITYIGEDKPAFEEGVLTVDGSRLLFMPGLINTHGHAAMSLLRGYGDDMVLQSWLQEKMWPMEAKFTGDDVYWGTALSVLEMLKGGTTTFLDMYDHMDRVAEVTEQSGIRAVLMRGAIGLCPEDVQNQKLAEAVEFARNWHGKADGRITAMLSPHAPYTCPPEFFMKFVQAAHDLDLPMHTHMSETRHEVEQNVADYGLRPVAHLEKLGMFTRPSLIAHGVHLNDEEIEILARYKVGVSHNPGSNLKLASGVARVPELLRAGVKVSLGTDGAASNNNLDMFEEMRLAALIHKGVSGDPTAVPAPEALLMATEYGAASIYLNNVGRLATGMKADFIAIDIDQPHLLPHSDLLSHAVYSASAKDVEHVWINGQQVVKHGKCLTLDEEEIRRKAQETFESLLKR; from the coding sequence ATGAGCAGCAATAAGACAGTAATCGAAAATGGACGCTTCCTCGTACCTGGTTCGGTGCAACCCGTCCTGAACGGTTATATGACTATAGAAAATGACCTGATCACATACATAGGGGAAGACAAACCCGCCTTTGAAGAGGGTGTCCTGACCGTTGACGGCAGCCGCCTGCTGTTTATGCCGGGTCTGATCAATACTCATGGCCATGCGGCGATGTCGCTTCTGCGCGGCTATGGTGATGATATGGTGCTTCAGAGCTGGCTGCAGGAAAAAATGTGGCCGATGGAAGCGAAATTCACCGGAGATGATGTATACTGGGGGACTGCCTTGTCTGTTCTCGAGATGCTGAAGGGCGGCACAACGACCTTCCTGGATATGTACGATCATATGGACCGTGTTGCAGAGGTAACAGAGCAGTCGGGCATCCGTGCGGTGCTGATGCGCGGCGCGATCGGTCTATGTCCGGAGGATGTGCAGAACCAGAAGCTTGCCGAAGCCGTAGAGTTCGCCCGGAACTGGCACGGCAAGGCAGACGGCCGGATTACGGCAATGCTCTCGCCCCACGCTCCGTACACCTGTCCGCCGGAATTTTTCATGAAATTTGTGCAGGCAGCCCATGATCTGGATTTGCCGATGCATACGCATATGTCCGAAACGCGCCATGAGGTGGAGCAGAACGTAGCCGATTACGGCCTGCGCCCTGTGGCCCATCTGGAGAAGCTCGGTATGTTCACCAGACCATCCCTGATTGCCCATGGTGTACACTTGAATGATGAAGAAATTGAGATTCTGGCCCGTTATAAGGTTGGCGTATCCCATAATCCGGGCAGTAACCTGAAGCTCGCAAGCGGAGTTGCCCGTGTGCCTGAATTGCTGAGAGCCGGAGTGAAGGTCTCGCTCGGAACTGACGGAGCAGCTAGCAACAACAACCTGGATATGTTCGAGGAAATGCGGCTTGCAGCGCTGATCCATAAGGGCGTAAGCGGAGATCCTACTGCAGTACCGGCACCGGAAGCACTGCTGATGGCGACAGAATATGGCGCTGCCTCGATCTATCTGAACAATGTCGGGCGTCTTGCCACAGGCATGAAGGCAGATTTTATCGCTATTGATATTGACCAGCCTCATTTGCTGCCGCACTCTGACCTGCTCTCCCATGCCGTATATTCGGCAAGTGCCAAGGATGTAGAGCATGTCTGGATTAACGGCCAGCAGGTTGTAAAGCACGGTAAATGCCTGACGCTGGATGAGGAAGAAATCCGCCGTAAGGCGCAGGAAACCTTCGAGAGCCTGCTCAAACGGTAA
- a CDS encoding AAA family ATPase, whose protein sequence is MPKYWKEVLTGFVPVLLIFMAFVGINIFPVIIAAGMIGALLLIAHLRGGLTVNAGGDKKRKKSGPSKLTFEEIGGQDNAKQELREALDFLIRHEEISKFGIRPLKGILLTGPPGTGKTLMAKAAAHYTNSVFVAASGSEFVEMYVGVGAGRIRDLFKDARNRALKENKQSAIIFIDEIDVIGGKREGGQQREYDQTLNQLLTEMDGIYNNDTPRILLVAATNRKEMLDSALLRPGRFDRHIQVDMPDKKGRRSILDLHAKNKPLHADVNLDKVAEEAYGFSGAQLESVMNEAAIYMMRENLTEVEQRHLSLAIDKVMMGEKTDRETNQEEKQRVAIHELGHAIMAELLRPGSVSQVTLTPRGQALGYVRHNPQTEQYLYTKDYLEHQIMIALGGAASEEMYYGGRSTGSRGDFDQALNIVETMMKSGLTSLGIANLEMVTTEELMKENSKILDELMIRTRDLLEKQRNVFDYSLDILMKEEVLSGEQFRCQFRDSVRLPA, encoded by the coding sequence ATGCCTAAGTATTGGAAAGAAGTTCTGACCGGATTTGTTCCGGTGCTGCTGATTTTTATGGCGTTTGTCGGTATCAATATTTTTCCGGTGATTATTGCCGCCGGCATGATCGGCGCACTGCTGCTCATTGCCCACCTGCGCGGAGGATTGACCGTAAATGCGGGCGGGGATAAGAAGCGTAAGAAGAGCGGTCCTTCCAAGCTTACCTTTGAAGAAATCGGCGGACAGGACAATGCGAAGCAGGAGCTGCGCGAAGCATTGGATTTTCTGATCCGGCATGAGGAAATCAGCAAGTTCGGGATTCGCCCGTTGAAGGGTATCCTGCTTACCGGCCCTCCGGGAACAGGGAAGACGCTGATGGCCAAAGCGGCGGCGCATTACACTAATTCCGTGTTTGTAGCGGCATCCGGCAGTGAGTTTGTAGAAATGTACGTGGGTGTCGGAGCCGGACGTATCCGTGATTTATTTAAGGATGCCCGCAACCGCGCCTTAAAAGAAAACAAGCAAAGCGCAATTATTTTTATCGATGAAATTGATGTAATCGGCGGTAAGCGTGAAGGCGGCCAGCAGCGCGAGTATGATCAGACGCTGAACCAGCTGCTGACTGAAATGGACGGGATCTACAACAACGACACCCCGCGCATCCTGCTGGTTGCTGCGACGAACCGTAAGGAAATGCTTGACTCCGCCCTGCTCCGTCCGGGCCGGTTTGACCGTCATATCCAGGTCGATATGCCTGACAAGAAGGGGCGCAGATCGATTCTCGATCTGCATGCCAAGAATAAGCCGCTGCACGCGGATGTGAATCTGGACAAGGTAGCAGAGGAAGCCTACGGGTTCTCCGGTGCCCAGCTGGAAAGTGTAATGAACGAGGCTGCGATTTACATGATGCGTGAGAACCTCACAGAGGTGGAACAGCGGCATCTCTCGCTGGCCATCGACAAGGTGATGATGGGCGAAAAGACAGACCGTGAGACGAACCAGGAAGAAAAGCAGCGGGTGGCGATCCACGAGCTTGGCCATGCAATTATGGCAGAGCTGCTGCGTCCGGGAAGTGTAAGCCAGGTTACCCTGACTCCGCGCGGACAGGCTTTGGGGTATGTACGACATAATCCGCAGACTGAGCAATACCTCTACACCAAGGATTATCTGGAGCATCAGATTATGATTGCCCTTGGAGGGGCAGCTTCGGAGGAGATGTATTACGGCGGAAGAAGCACCGGCTCACGCGGCGATTTTGACCAGGCGCTGAATATTGTGGAGACGATGATGAAATCCGGACTTACCTCGCTTGGTATTGCTAATCTGGAAATGGTTACCACAGAAGAATTAATGAAGGAAAATAGTAAAATATTAGATGAGCTTATGATTCGCACCCGAGACCTGCTGGAGAAACAGCGGAATGTGTTTGACTACTCTTTGGATATATTAATGAAGGAGGAAGTCCTCTCCGGAGAGCAATTTCGTTGTCAATTTCGTGACAGTGTGAGATTACCGGCATAA
- the panD gene encoding aspartate 1-decarboxylase, translating into MFRHMMKSKIHRATVTEANLNYVGSITIDEDLMEAADLLENEKVQIVDNNNGSRLETYVIPGPRGSGVICLNGAAARLVQPGDTVIIISYAMLSSEELAGHKPTVVFVDAGNKPVKLVDHEVHATIA; encoded by the coding sequence TTGTTTAGACATATGATGAAGTCCAAAATTCACCGTGCAACGGTGACCGAAGCTAATCTGAACTATGTGGGCAGCATCACCATCGATGAAGACCTGATGGAGGCCGCTGATCTGCTTGAGAACGAGAAGGTACAAATTGTTGACAACAATAACGGCTCGCGTCTGGAAACTTACGTCATTCCGGGACCGCGCGGCAGCGGAGTGATTTGTCTCAATGGAGCAGCCGCCCGGCTTGTGCAGCCTGGTGATACGGTCATTATTATTTCCTACGCCATGCTGTCATCCGAAGAGCTGGCCGGACATAAGCCGACTGTAGTGTTTGTGGATGCCGGCAACAAGCCGGTGAAGCTGGTTGATCATGAAGTGCACGCAACTATCGCTTAA
- a CDS encoding acetate/propionate family kinase, translated as MNVLVINSGSSSLKYQLYNMTDESVLAKGLVERIGMDSSILTHKPTGKPDVTEVSEILEHNTAIRKVLACLTDSEHGVIGSIDEINAVGHRVVHGGEFFKESSLVDGDAKSKIRQLFDLAPLHNPAAVMGITATENNMPGVPQAVIFDTAFHQTMPEKAYMYAIPRVLYNKYKVRRYGAHGTSHDFVSKAAAEYLDRPLEDLKIITCHIGNGASVTAVQGGVSIDTSMGMTPLEGLMMGTRSGDLDPAIVPYVMNKEELSVGEVNSMLNKHSGLLAISGVSSDMRDIIDGAEKGEPNSTLAFEMYEYRLRKYIGSYAAAMNGVDVIVFTAGVGENASLLRERVLNNLTFLGIELDAEANKVRSGDPRRISTADSKVQVLVVPTNEELVIARDTYRLVQGING; from the coding sequence ATGAACGTTTTAGTAATCAACTCGGGTAGTTCTTCTTTAAAATATCAGCTGTACAATATGACGGATGAATCCGTTCTGGCAAAAGGTCTGGTAGAACGTATCGGGATGGATTCATCCATTCTGACCCACAAACCGACCGGTAAACCGGATGTGACGGAAGTTAGTGAAATCCTGGAGCATAATACGGCGATCCGCAAAGTACTGGCGTGTCTGACCGACAGTGAGCATGGTGTAATTGGCTCCATTGATGAAATCAATGCTGTGGGCCACCGTGTTGTACACGGGGGAGAATTTTTCAAGGAATCCTCACTGGTGGACGGCGATGCCAAATCGAAGATCCGCCAGCTGTTTGACCTTGCACCGCTGCACAATCCTGCTGCAGTAATGGGGATCACAGCTACTGAAAACAATATGCCGGGTGTTCCGCAGGCTGTTATTTTCGATACTGCGTTCCACCAGACTATGCCTGAAAAAGCTTATATGTACGCAATTCCTAGAGTGCTGTACAACAAATACAAAGTCCGCCGCTACGGCGCACACGGCACATCCCATGATTTCGTCAGCAAAGCTGCAGCCGAATATCTGGACCGTCCGCTCGAGGACTTGAAGATCATTACCTGTCATATCGGTAACGGCGCAAGCGTAACTGCGGTTCAAGGCGGAGTATCTATCGATACCTCAATGGGGATGACCCCGCTTGAAGGTCTGATGATGGGTACACGCAGTGGTGACCTTGATCCCGCTATCGTTCCTTATGTGATGAACAAGGAAGAGCTGTCCGTTGGCGAAGTGAACTCCATGCTTAATAAGCACAGCGGTCTCTTGGCTATTTCCGGTGTGAGCAGCGACATGCGTGATATTATCGATGGTGCGGAGAAGGGCGAGCCTAACTCCACGCTTGCTTTTGAAATGTACGAATACCGCCTGCGCAAATATATCGGTTCTTATGCAGCCGCTATGAACGGTGTGGACGTCATCGTCTTTACAGCAGGTGTCGGCGAGAATGCATCGCTGCTGCGCGAAAGAGTACTGAATAATCTTACCTTCCTTGGCATTGAGCTTGATGCTGAGGCCAACAAGGTTCGTTCCGGCGATCCGCGCCGCATCTCTACAGCTGATTCCAAGGTACAGGTGCTTGTGGTTCCGACAAACGAAGAGCTTGTCATTGCACGCGATACCTATCGCCTTGTGCAAGGAATTAACGGCTAA